The proteins below are encoded in one region of Rhododendron vialii isolate Sample 1 chromosome 7a, ASM3025357v1:
- the LOC131334483 gene encoding expansin-A1-like, with product MAENSILALVIISICQVLIHVDAFKASPWYSAHATFYGGSDASGTMAGACGFGNTYTTGYGVATTALSTALFNNGASCGQCYRIVCDYRLDTQFCIKDKAITVTAIDFCPPNWSEPSDNGGWCNPPRPHFDMSQPAWLNIGIYVGGIVPVVYQRVPCKRHGGMRFTINGNPWFNLVLISNVGAAGSIQAISIKGSNTDWIPMSLNWGVNWQSSTYLIGQVLSFMITASDGEVVQCLNIAPSNWGFGQTFSDRYCQF from the exons ATGGCGGAAAACAGCATTCTTGCTCTGGTGATAATTTCCATTTGCCAAGTTTTAATCCATGTGGACGCGTTCAAGGCTTCTCCCTGGTATAGTGCTCATGCTACTTTCTACGGAGGCAGCGACGCCTCTGGAACCATGG CTGGAGCATGTGGATTTGGTAACACGTATACGACTGGCTATGGGGTAGCCACTACAGCTTTGAGCACTGCATTGTTCAATAATGGGGCTTCATGTGGGCAATGCTACAGGATCGTTTGTGATTATAGGTTGGATACACAATTTTGTATTAAAGACAAGGCGATAACAGTCACCGCCATTGACTTTTGCCCGCCTAACTGGTCCGAACCAAGCGACAATGGAGGGTGGTGCAATCCTCCCCGCCCGCATTTCGACATGTCTCAACCTGCTTGGCTAAATATTGGGATTTACGTCGGTGGGATCGTGCCAGTTGTTTACCAAAG GGTCCCATGCAAGAGACATGGTGGAATGAGATTCACAATCAATGGAAATCCTTGGTTTAACCTTGTATTGATAAGCAATGTGGGTGCAGCTGGATCTATTCAAGCTATATCAATCAAGGGCTCAAACACTGATTGGATTCCCATGTCACTGAACTGGGGAGTAAACTGGCAATCTAGTACCTATCTCATTGGCCAAGTTCTCTCCTTTATGATCACAGCATCTGATGGAGAAGTCGTTCAATGTCTCAACATTGCGCCTTCAAACTGGGGATTTGGGCAGACCTTCTCTGACAGATACTGTCAATTCTAA
- the LOC131334484 gene encoding expansin-A1-like, protein MAKNSILALVIISICQILINVDAFTASPWYNAHATFYGGSDASGTMAGACGYGNTYTTGYGVATTALSTALFNAGASCGQCYRIICDNTNDPQFCIKGKEVTVTAIDFCPPNWSEPSDNGGWCNPPRQHFDMSEPAWLNIGIYVGGIVPVLYQRVPCKRHGGMRFTINGNPWFNLVLISNVGAAGSIQAISIKGSNTNWIPMSCNWGVNWQSSTYLIGQVLSFMITASNGEVVQCVNIAPSNWGFGQTFSDKDCQF, encoded by the exons ATGGCGAAAAACAGCATTCTTGCTCTTGTGATAATTTCCATTTGCCAAATTTTAATCAATGTGGACGCGTTCACGGCTTCTCCTTGGTATAATGCTCATGCTACTTTCTACGGAGGCAGCGACGCCTCTGGAACAATGG CTGGAGCATGTGGTTACGGTAACACTTATACGACTGGCTATGGGGTAGCCACGACAGCTTTGAGCACTGCATTGTTCAATGCAGGGGCTTCATGTGGGCAATGCTACAGGATCATTTGTGATAATACCAATGATCCACAATTTTGTATTAAAGGAAAGGAGGTTACAGTCACCGCAATTGACTTTTGCCCGCCTAACTGGTCCGAACCAAGCGACAATGGAGGGTGGTGCAATCCTCCCCGCCAGCATTTCGACATGAGTGAACCTGCTTGGTTAAATATTGGGATTTACGTTGGTGGGATTGTGCCAGTATTGTACCAAAG GGTCCCATGCAAGAGACATGGCGGAATGAGATTCACAATCAATGGAAATCCTTGGTTTAACCTTGTATTGATAAGCAATGTGGGTGCAGCTGGATCTATTCAAGCTATATCAATCAAAGGCTCAAACACTAATTGGATTCCCATGTCATGTAACTGGGGAGTAAACTGGCAATCCAGTACCTATCTCATCGGCCAAGTTCTCTCCTTTATGATCACAGCATCCAATGGAGAAGTCGTTCAATGTGTCAACATTGCGCCTTCAAATTGGGGATTCGGCCAGACCTTCTCAGACAAAGATTGTCAATTCTAA
- the LOC131334485 gene encoding expansin-A1-like, whose product MAKNGILALVMVSVCHIFVNVDAFTASPWYGAHATFYGGSDASGTMAGACGYGNTYTTGYGVATTALSTALFNNGASCGQCYRIVCDNTLDPQFCIKGKSITVTASDFCPPNWAEPSDNGGWCNPPRPHFDMSQPAWLNIGIYVGGIVPVLYQRVPCKRHGGMRFTINGNPWFNLVLITHVGAAGSIKAISIKGSNTNWIPMSINWGVNWESSTYLIGQVLSFVITASDGEVVQCLNIAPSNWGFGQTFSDKDCQFHR is encoded by the exons ATGGCGAAAAACGGCATTCTTGCTCTGGTGATGGTTTCCGTTTGCCATATCTTCGTCAATGTGGATGCGTTCACGGCTTCTCCCTGGTATGGTGCTCATGCTACTTTCTACGGAGGCAGTGATGCCTCTGGAACAATGG CTGGAGCATGTGGGTACGGTAACACGTATACGACTGGCTATGGGGTAGCAACTACAGCTTTGAGCACTGCATTGTTCAATAATGGGGCTTCATGTGGGCAATGCTACAGGATCGTTTGTGATAATACCTTGGATCCACAATTTTGTATTAAAGGAAAGTCAATAACAGTCACTGCAAGTGACTTTTGCCCACCTAACTGGGCTGAACCAAGCGACAATGGAGGGTGGTGCAATCCTCCCCGCCCGCATTTCGACATGTCTCAACCCGCTTGGCTGAATATTGGAATTTACGTTGGTGGGATCGTGCCGGTATTGTACCAAAG GGTCCCATGCAAGAGACATGGAGGAATGAGATTCACAATCAATGGAAATCCTTGGTTTAACCTTGTATTGATAACCCATGTGGGTGCGGCTGGATCTATTAAAGCTATATCAATCAAAGGCTCAAACACTAATTGGATTCCCATGTCAATTAATTGGGGAGTAAACTGGGAATCCAGTACCTATCTCATTGGCCAAGTTCTCTCCTTTGTGATCACAGCATCTGATGGAGAAGTCGTTCAATGTCTCAACATTGCGCCTTCAAACTGGGGATTCGGCCAGACCTTCTCAGACAAAGATTGTCAGTTCCACAGATGA
- the LOC131334486 gene encoding expansin-A1-like, translating into MAKNSILVIISICHIFINVDGFTASGWQSAHATFYGGSDASGTMAGACGYGNTYTTGYGVATTALSTALFNGGASCGQCYRIVCDYTLDPQFCIKGTEITVTASDFCPPNWSEPSDNGGWCNPPREHFDMSEPAWLNIGIYVGGIVPVLYQRVPCKKHGGVRFTINGNEWWNTILITNVAQAGSIQSVSIQGSNTNWMTMSWNWGANWVTSAVLVGQTISFMVTASDGEVQTFSDIVPSNWEFGQTFSSLVQL; encoded by the exons atggcaaaaaacAGCATTCTGGTGATCATTTCCATTTGCCACATTTTCATCAATGTGGACGGGTTCACGGCTTCTGGTTGGCAAAGTGCTCATGCTACTTTCTATGGAGGCAGCGACGCTTCTGGAACAATGG CTGGAGCTTGTGGGTACGGTAACACATATACAACCGGCTATGGGGTAGCGACTACAGCTTTGAGCACTGCATTGTTCAACGGAGGGGCTTCATGCGGGCAATGCTATAGGATTGTTTGTGATTATACCTTGGACCCACAATTTTGTATTAAAGGAACGGAGATTACTGTCACCGCGAGTGACTTTTGCCCGCCTAACTGGTCCGAACCAAGCGACAATGGAGGGTGGTGCAATCCTCCCCGCGAACATTTTGACATGAGTGAACCTGCTTGGTTAAATATTGGAATATACGTTGGTGGGATCGTGCCAGTATTGTACCAAAG GGTCCCATGCAAGAAACATGGTGGAGTTAGATTCACAATCAATGGCAATGAGTGGTGGAACACCATCTTGATAACCAATGTGGCTCAGGCTGGATCTATTCAATCTGTATCAATCCAAGGCTCAAACACTAATTGGATGACCATGTCATGGAACTGGGGCGCAAACTGGGTAACCAGTGCTGTTCTCGTTGGCCAGACTATCTCCTTTATGGTCACAGCATCTGATGGAGAAGTCCAAACATTTTCCGACATTGTGCCTTCAAACTGGGAATTTGGCCAGACCTTCTCTAGCCTCGTTCAGCTCTAA